A region from the Sandaracinus amylolyticus genome encodes:
- a CDS encoding nuclear transport factor 2 family protein yields MEITLRVAELLQRLAHGVDQLDWDAVRPLFAERARIDYTSLDGGDPVELAREDLIGAWSAMLPGFDATEHLIAWPLVTRRGELWHVRSQVMAWHRIGGGAQPAIWEIGGRYDHLLRDRDGGLEIVAMTLEVAWQRGDDLRPRAADRAKRGEGRARR; encoded by the coding sequence ATGGAGATCACGCTGCGCGTCGCGGAGCTGCTGCAGCGGCTCGCTCACGGAGTCGACCAGCTCGACTGGGACGCGGTGCGCCCGCTCTTCGCGGAGCGCGCGCGCATCGACTACACGTCGCTCGACGGCGGCGATCCCGTCGAGCTCGCACGCGAGGATCTGATCGGCGCGTGGAGCGCGATGCTCCCGGGCTTCGACGCGACCGAGCACCTGATCGCGTGGCCGCTGGTGACGCGACGAGGCGAGCTCTGGCACGTGCGCTCGCAGGTGATGGCGTGGCATCGCATCGGCGGCGGCGCGCAGCCGGCGATCTGGGAGATCGGCGGGCGCTACGACCACCTGCTGCGCGACCGCGACGGAGGCCTCGAGATCGTCGCGATGACGCTCGAGGTCGCGTGGCAGCGCGGCGACGACCTTCGCCCGCGCGCTGCGGACCGCGCGAAGCGCGGCGAAGGTCGCGCGCGCCGCTGA
- a CDS encoding PfaD family polyunsaturated fatty acid/polyketide biosynthesis protein, which translates to MATDLQPIGLWSSQGASAPAYSASDIEAACHRVREPVHVVRDAKSGKLGVAFAGEPRAGKTVNGAPSELWMATLPALYPEWLGDRSFQEVHGVRFPYCTGAMANGIATTRLVIAMARARMLGFFGAAGLEKPRVEAAVDELVRELGGSPELAWGVNLIHSPQEPELEAAVADLLIQRGVRRVEASAFMALTPAIVRYAVVGLRERPDGTIERRHHVFAKISRPEVARPFLMPAPQAILDALLSRGLITSDEARLARRVPIAEDVTVESDSGGHTDNRPLGAVFPIIMALRDEIAREQGYTRPIRVGAAGGLGTPSSVASAFALGASYVLTGSVNQAAIESGLSEAGRVMLAQAGLADVIMAPAADMFEMGVKVQVLRRGTMFGTRGLRLYEVYHSNDSLESLAPAARAKLEKEVLGTSVDEVWAATQSFWRERDPRELEKAAANPKHKMALCFRWYLGLSSRWAITGEPSRRLDYQIWCGPAMGAFNDWAKGSFLEKPEARTAVQIARNLLEGAAVVTRAQQLRTYGVPVPTAAFRFAPRPLE; encoded by the coding sequence ATGGCGACCGACCTCCAGCCGATCGGCCTCTGGTCCTCTCAGGGCGCGAGCGCGCCCGCGTACTCAGCGAGCGACATCGAGGCCGCGTGCCATCGCGTGCGCGAGCCGGTGCACGTCGTGCGCGACGCGAAGAGCGGCAAGCTCGGCGTCGCGTTCGCGGGCGAGCCGCGCGCGGGCAAGACGGTGAATGGCGCGCCGAGCGAGCTGTGGATGGCCACGCTCCCCGCGCTCTATCCCGAGTGGCTCGGGGATCGTTCGTTCCAAGAGGTGCACGGAGTCCGTTTTCCGTACTGCACCGGCGCGATGGCGAACGGGATCGCGACGACGCGCCTCGTCATCGCGATGGCGCGCGCGCGGATGCTCGGGTTCTTCGGCGCGGCGGGGCTCGAGAAGCCGCGCGTCGAAGCGGCCGTCGACGAGCTGGTGCGCGAGCTCGGCGGCTCGCCGGAGCTCGCGTGGGGCGTGAACCTGATCCACTCGCCGCAGGAGCCGGAGCTCGAGGCAGCGGTCGCCGACCTCTTGATCCAGCGCGGCGTGCGCCGCGTCGAGGCGTCGGCGTTCATGGCGCTCACGCCTGCGATCGTGCGCTACGCGGTCGTCGGCCTGCGCGAGCGCCCCGACGGTACGATCGAGCGGCGCCACCACGTGTTCGCGAAGATCTCGCGCCCCGAGGTCGCGCGTCCGTTCCTCATGCCCGCGCCGCAGGCGATCCTCGACGCGCTGCTCTCGAGGGGCCTCATCACGAGCGACGAAGCGCGCCTCGCGCGGCGCGTGCCGATCGCCGAGGACGTCACGGTCGAGTCGGACAGCGGTGGTCACACCGACAATCGCCCGCTTGGCGCGGTGTTCCCGATCATCATGGCGCTGCGCGACGAGATCGCGCGCGAGCAGGGCTACACGCGTCCGATCCGCGTCGGCGCGGCGGGCGGTCTCGGTACGCCGTCGAGCGTCGCGTCGGCGTTCGCGCTGGGCGCGTCGTACGTGCTCACCGGCTCGGTGAACCAGGCGGCGATCGAGAGCGGGCTCAGCGAGGCGGGCCGCGTGATGCTCGCGCAGGCGGGGCTCGCGGACGTGATCATGGCGCCCGCCGCCGACATGTTCGAGATGGGCGTGAAGGTGCAGGTGCTGCGTCGCGGCACGATGTTCGGCACGCGCGGCCTGCGCCTGTACGAGGTCTATCACTCGAACGACTCGCTCGAGTCGCTCGCGCCGGCCGCGCGCGCGAAGCTCGAGAAGGAAGTGCTCGGCACGAGCGTCGACGAGGTGTGGGCCGCGACGCAGTCGTTCTGGCGCGAGCGCGATCCGCGCGAGCTCGAGAAGGCCGCGGCGAATCCGAAGCACAAGATGGCGCTGTGCTTCCGCTGGTACCTCGGGCTCTCGAGCCGGTGGGCGATCACCGGCGAGCCGTCGCGCCGCCTCGACTACCAGATCTGGTGCGGCCCCGCGATGGGCGCGTTCAACGACTGGGCGAAGGGCTCGTTCCTCGAGAAGCCCGAGGCGCGCACCGCGGTGCAGATCGCGCGCAACCTGCTCGAGGGCGCGGCGGTCGTGACGCGCGCGCAGCAGCTGCGCACGTACGGCGTGCCGGTGCCGACCGCCGCGTTCCGGTTCGCGCCGCGCCCGCTCGAGTAG
- a CDS encoding Flp family type IVb pilin, with the protein MEQSTHLETTRARKRSLLRNTVGASFTEYILMIGLIVIAGIVAWSTFGEAIDSAIEGQGNTMTDVANGGRRE; encoded by the coding sequence GTGGAACAGTCGACCCACCTCGAGACGACGCGCGCGCGCAAGCGCTCGCTGCTGCGCAACACCGTCGGCGCGAGCTTCACCGAGTACATCCTGATGATCGGCCTGATCGTCATCGCCGGCATCGTGGCGTGGTCGACGTTCGGCGAGGCCATCGACAGCGCGATCGAAGGCCAGGGCAACACGATGACCGACGTGGCCAACGGCGGCCGTCGCGAGTGA
- a CDS encoding A24 family peptidase, whose translation METVELGYAVLIVVVALAAISDARTGHIPNWITLPALALGVVLHLVTEGVPGLVVSVAAVCACAIVPYLLFRRDAMGGGDVKLLAAIGALAGVRAGIEIQLATFVVAAIWVMTKMAFHGRLTATLGRTARVAVANVRRAPLPETRELDPEMTDAVRLGMPALAATIFCVLSRTLAFSPFFGG comes from the coding sequence ATGGAGACCGTCGAGCTCGGGTATGCCGTGCTGATCGTCGTGGTCGCGCTCGCCGCGATCAGCGACGCACGCACGGGGCACATTCCGAACTGGATCACGCTCCCGGCGCTCGCCCTGGGCGTGGTGCTGCACCTCGTCACCGAGGGCGTGCCCGGGCTCGTCGTCTCCGTCGCGGCCGTGTGCGCCTGCGCGATCGTGCCGTACCTGCTGTTCCGGCGCGACGCGATGGGCGGCGGTGACGTGAAGCTGCTCGCGGCGATCGGCGCTCTCGCGGGCGTGCGCGCCGGCATCGAGATCCAACTGGCCACCTTCGTCGTCGCCGCGATCTGGGTGATGACGAAGATGGCATTCCACGGGCGACTGACTGCCACGCTGGGCCGCACTGCGAGAGTGGCAGTCGCGAACGTGCGCCGCGCGCCGCTGCCCGAGACGCGCGAGCTCGATCCCGAGATGACGGATGCAGTCCGGCTCGGCATGCCCGCGCTCGCCGCGACGATCTTCTGCGTGCTCTCGAGGACGCTCGCGTTCTCGCCCTTCTTCGGAGGATGA